Part of the Oncorhynchus nerka isolate Pitt River linkage group LG14, Oner_Uvic_2.0, whole genome shotgun sequence genome is shown below.
CATAAGGTAACATTTTAATCAAAGTTCTGCTTACAAAGTACTTATACACCTTTGTTTGTTAACCATAGTTAACCATattaaacaatcaatcataagTTTAGAAGTAAACCTTCAAATAACATGTTACCAGACTATGCACTCATATGGTTTTGTGCTGACACTGCACCCAGTTGAACAAGCAACATGTTTGATTAAATAAAGCAAATATATAATAGTCTTGCATTATAAATACAGAATaacaacatacagtacaagtcaaagaAACAGCTGAAAACCACTGCTTATTTTCAGctgtttctctgtatccattTTGCTACATATCAGTCTAACACAACAGACCTGCTCAAACCTTGACACAACACAAATGACCAGAATCAAAAACATATCAATAATGCCTTCTCATTCAGTTCATAACAAACATCCCTCAATGTGTAGATATACACCGTTTTACCTCATTCTCTCACACAGTATTCAACATCAACAGATTTGGTGTAGAAGTTACCcgtaggcacagatctaggatcagcttagccTCTCCAAAACCTAACCTTCACCATTAGGGGGCAGAAACACTAAACTGGTCATAGCTCAGTGTCTATGGGGCAGCTTCACCTTACTCCCATGTGTCCAGTGTGAGTTGTAACTGAACAGGAGCTGCAGGTACAGACTGAAGCCAATAGGGGTCAGTGTTGTATGTGTGGTCAGCTAGGTGCTGGAGCCAGTGGTGAATGTAGCGGTTGGTTGACGGGACGGgtctgagacagacaggttcATAATGATTCTGAAAGATCGCTATGTCCAAATCAGCTAACACAGTCAGAGTAGCAGCAGCCCATCTACCCCTTTCAatgacacttctctctctctttctatccctctctctccttttctgtcctatctgtctgtccttttctctctgtTTGACAGTAtacaggatctctctctctccgtttgtcTCTTGGCGTCTTTGTCGTGTCTTCTGTTTCTCTTTCTACACCTCTCTCAACTTCAGTCTCTCAATGTTGTCCTTTTCCCTAAATCTTCTACTTACCTTTCTCTACGTTGGTCTCTTTCCCTATGaagcctgtctctctttctgcctctctctccctctgtctgtccctgacttCCTGTGGATCCTAGGTCACTTCCTGTCCCCTCTGCCTGTCGCCTCCCTAGTTAGTGTGGGTGGGTTGTGAGAGGGAGGATCAGTGGGTCAGGGGGGAGGGGCAGCCGCCAGGGTTGCCCTCAGGGTCATTGTCAGGGGAGACGAGCTGCAGGGCTACTTCGTTCTCGTAGCAGAAGGAGGAGCGTGAGCCCTGGATGTACTCCTGCTCGGCCAACTCTTTAGCGCTGCAAGAGGGTGTGCTGGGAATCTCATAAGTCCGGTGGAAGAACGAGTAGTCCACCTGGATAAGAAAAAGAGAGgggtcactctggataagaaaaagagaggggtcactctggataagaaaaagagaggggtcactctggataagagtgtttgCTGAAAGGCTAAAATGTAGAGAAAAGGGAAAACGTAACAACGAAGCCAGAGGATGAGAAACTCTTTCCTCTTCTGTTTCTATAGGACCTCTCCCCCCCTTACCTGGTAACAGTTCTTCCTCTCGAAAAGCACAGGTTCGAAGCGGTGACCCCAGAGGATCTCGGAGGCGAGGTAGGAGCTGCGACACTGTGTGGTCATGGCTGTGGCCTCCACCATACCCTCCAGAATGACCACCACCTCCAGCTCCGTGTCGCCCTCCAGAGTCCGACGGTCCATCTCGAAAAACGGCGACTCATCGTCGATCTCGTGGACGATGGTTACCGGGGAAACCAGGAAGATGCGGTCGGTTCCCGTGTCGAATCCCACGTTGATGTCCTCGTTGTCCAGCGGGAGGAACTCTCCCTCTGGGGTCACCCTCGgctgggggagggagaaagaacagGGGTAGAGAAAGGGAAGGAAAGAGGGTATGAGGTTAGTGATTAAGTGTTTCGTTTTTACATTGTTTACAGGAACATATTGTATTGTTCAGTCCAAAGTCTTAAGTGTTATGTTCCACAGAAAGCTCTCGCCTGCCTATATTTCTTGGCTGCACCAGTCTGCAGCCAAACTCCACAGGCCTGGGCTTACTACACAACCTTTTTCAGGAGCCAATCCCCAGCCTCAGCACTGAGAAACACAATTCTGCCATGATCCCCCAAAACTTATCAAAGCTGCCCCGTCTGAACTTTGACATGATCAAGGTTTTAAGAAGATCTAAATgtccctctcttcacctccctgCTCTAGAGCTTTACAACCCACAGGACAATGAAATCAGTGGTAGGTAAGGGCCACATGAAACACAATAGATACAGACCGGCAGACAATATGTCAGAACACACACCACCTCGCAAACTTTCCCCAAAATCGCCAACAGATGGCCAGAAAAGAGtattatctatatacagtacacagacagaaccatacacgcgcgcacacacacacacacacacacacacacacacacacacacacacacacacacacgcacacacacacacacagaggttttGAGTTAAAGAATCCTGGGGAAATGAATCCCTTGGTAAATCTTCTAAACCCCTGAGGGAGAATAAAACAAGCTCTCATTAAACACAGACATCAGAGTACAGTCCAGATGGCCTCAGACCgatatcactctctccctctctacttctccccatcactttccatctctctctctccctctctacttctccccatcactttccatctctctctctacttctccccatcactttccatccatctctctctctctctttctccccctccctccctccccccctcttgctctccctctctactgtttacaGCCCCTTCAGTCTCTTTACAGTTACTGATGTGTCCTGCCTCTTCTCCTGTTTACAGCCCCTTCAGTATCTTTACAGTTACTGATGTGTCCTGCCTCTTCTACTGTTTACAGACCATTCAGTATCTTTACAGTTACTGATGTGTCCTGCCTCTTCTACTGTTTACAGCCCCTTCAGTATCTTTACAGTTACTGATGTGTCCTGCCTCTTCTACTGTTTACAGCCCCTTCAGTATCTTTACAGTTACTGATGTGTCCTTCCTCTTCTACTGTTTACAGCCCCTTCAGTATCTTTACAGTTACTGATGTGTCCTGCCTCTTCTACTGTTTACAGCCCCTTCAGTATCTTTACAGTTACTGATGTGTCCTTCCTCTTCTACTGTTTACAGCCCCTTAAGTCTCTTTACAGTTACTGATGTGTCCTGCCTCTTCTACTGTTTACAGCCCCTTCAGTATCTTTACAGTTACTGATGTGTCCTGCCTCTTCTACAGTTTACAGCCCCTTAAGTCTCTTTACAGTTACTGATGTGTCCTGCCTCTTCTACTGTTTACAGCCCCTTCAGTCTCTTTACAGTTACTGATGTGTCCTGCCTCTTCTACTGTTTACAGCCCCTTCAGTCTCTTTACAGTTACTGATGTGTCCTGCCTCTTCTACTGTTTACAGCCTCTTCAGTCTCTTTACAGTTACTGATGTGTCCTGCCTCTTCTACGGTTTACAGCCCCTTAAGTCTCTTTACAGTTACTGATGTGTCCTGCCTCTTCTACTGTTTACAGCCCCTTCAGTCTCTTTACAGTTACTGATGTGTCCTGCCTCTTATACTGTTTACAGCCCCTTCAGTATCTTTACAGTTACTGATGTGTCCTGCCTCTTCTACTGTTTACAGCCCCTTAAGTCTCTTTACAGTTACTGATGTGTCCTGCCTCTTCTACTGTTTACAGCCCCTTACATCTCTTTACAGTTACTGATGTGTCCTGCCTCTTCTACTGTTTACAGCCCCTTACATCTCTTTACAGTTACTGATGTGTCCTGCCTCTTCTACGGTTTACAGTCCCTTCAGTATCTTTATAGTTACTGATGTGTCCTGCCTCTTCTACTGTTTACAGTCCCTTCAGTCTCTTTACAGTAACTGATGTGTCCTGCCTCTTCTACTGTTTACAGCCCCTTAAGTCTCTTTACAGTTACTGATGTGTCCTGCCTcttctactgtttacagctccttCAGTCTCTTTACAGTTACTGATGTGTCCTGCCTCTTCTACTGTTTACAGCCCCTTAAGTCTCTTTACAGTTACTGATGTGTCCTGCCTCTTCTACGGTTTACAGTCCCTTCAGTCTCTTTACAGTTACTGATGTGTCCTGCCTCTTCTACGGTTTACAGCCCCTTAAGTCTCTTTACAGTTACTGATGTGTCCTGCCTCTACTGTTTACAGCCCCTTAAGTCTCTTTACAGTTACTGATGTGTCCTGCCTCTTCTACGGTTTACAGCCCCTTAAGTCTCTTTACAGTAACTGATGTGTCCTGCCTCTTCTACTGTTTACAGCCCCTTAAGTCTCTTTACAGTTACTGATGTGTCCTGCCTcttctactgtttacagctccttCAGTCTCTTTACAGTTACTGATGTGTCCTGCCTCTTCTACTGTTTACAGCCCCTTAAGTCTCTTTACAGTTACTGATGTGTCCTGCCTCTTCTACGGTTTACAGCCCCTTAAGTCTCTTTACAGTTACTGATGTGTCCTGCCTCTTCTACGGTTTACAGCCCCTTAAGTCTCTTTACAGTTACTGATGTGTCCTGCCTCTTCTACGGTTTACAGCCCCTTAAGTCTCTTTACAGTTACTGATGTGTCCTGCCTCTACTGTTTACAGCCCCTTAAGTCTCTTTACAGTTACTGATGTGTCCTGCCTCTTCTACTGTTTACAGCCCCTTCAGTCTCTTTGCTCCCTTCTTTCATCCCTCAACCAATCTTCTTCTTCTCTCGTTTCTTACCTTCATTAGCTGTGCACGTACGTGTGCCTCTACCAGGTGGCTCTTGCGTAGGTTCCCCACCCTCCACATCATGCAGAGTTTCCCGTCTCTCAGCGCCACCACTGCCGTGTCAGAGAACAACAGCGTCTCGTTACGCTTCTTGGGCTTAGCGATCTTCGCCATGACCGCTCCGATGATGAAGGCGTCGATGATGCAGCCCACAATGCACTGCAAGACGACCGCCATCACCGCCAGGGGGCAGGCCTCGGTCACGCTGCGGAAGCCGTAACCAATGGATGTCTGCGTCTCCAGGGAGAACAGGAAGGCCGCCATAAAGCTGTTCACCTGAACGAAACACGTTTCCTCCACTTCCACCACCGCCCCTGCTCCGGACTCATCTCCTCCCCCGGAAGAGGCACCCGAGCTGGGGTTGAGGCGGATGGCGAAGTCCCCGTGCGCGGCGGCAATGAGCCAGAAGGCGAAGCCAAAGAGCagccaggagaggaggaaggagaggcagaagaTGACTAGCATCCAACGCCAGCGGATGTCCACGCAGGTGGTGAAGAGGTCGCTGAGGTAACGCTGGCCCCTCTCGCTCATGTTGACGAAGGTGACGTTGCAGCGCCCGTCCTTGCCCACAAAGCGGTGGCGGGGCCGGCGTCTAGAGCGCCGGGGGGGCCGGCGGCTTGAGGAGGAAGGGGACGACAGTGTTGAATCTCGGTCCGAGGACGAACagccttctccccttctccccagaCTTCCGCCCCTCCCGCCCCTCAGTCCTGAGTGCCCTCCTCCTTTCATCgatccttcccctcctcctgccTCCAGGGCTCCACTGGGCCTCCGTGCATTGCTGCCGTTGCCCTGCAGGGGGATTGCTTTGCCATTTCGgttgtgtgtgggagagagactgGTGGGGCTCCCTGAGCCTCCCGTGCTCCCCCCCACCCTGGCCGTGTCAGTAACACTCAGAGCCAGCTTAATGACTTCCTCCTCGTCTACCAGCCCGTCAACCACCGCACTGAAACGTCGCTTAACACGCGCCGCTCCCATGGTGCTAAATACAATGTCTTACGCTGATGAAGCTGTAGTCTCAACTCCTATGTGCTTTGTGAGTTTATGACCACCTAGGTATTGATAAGAACCTGGTGTTCTGTACTTCTTTCCAGTTCCACTGTTTCTATGGTGAAAAGTAATCCATCTGATGTGGTAAAGGTAAATCCACGAGGAAAAACTGTATCCAGCAGTAGATGACTTCCCTCACTTCCCAGATCATTGTTCCACTAACTCTTTATTAACAGTCAGGGTTACTCACAGCTCTACAGTGTCCTGATTCACAGTCTTCCTTCCATTCTCTTGAAGGAAACTCAGTGGTCAAGTTGTTGCTGTATATACTCCTCTGGTCAGAAACGTATTCCACAGCAGCAGATAGACAGTCTTGCAGTAATACTGTATAGTCCCTGTAGTACTTACACTCCTTTGGGCTGAAGAGGGAGGTTACGCACGTGTCCAGGGTATCAACAGGAGGGACCCATAGTCTGTTGCCATCTTATGAGGAAGCAGGAGTTTTGCTGACAGTTTGAAGCAGCACGAGGGAAACACATTGATCAGGCTACAGGAACTGAGAAGCTTGAAAGGATGAGAGCTGGGGATACAATGGGGTAGTAGTAAGGAGGATATATACTCCCCACATTCACTAAAGTGCAATGTGACAATACAGAGTCCAGGGGTAGATCCACAGTACAGTCAAACAGGGTCTACGTTTCTAACACGTATCTAACATGCAACCAGCAGAGAAAAGAATAGCATGCTGTTTCTTACGTTCCATGATCTTCACTTCCCAGTGGTTTGGTCATGGAAAATACACAAGGCAGATTGAAACAGAGGAGGAACTCCTTAGACTATTGATTCAGATAATGGTACACAATTCCAATCCATTCACTTCCTATCAGTCAGAATATGTTCCTCCGCCCTTTTATAGGTATGTGTGTTTCCTTTGCTACAGGGCCTTGGGACACATTTATGAGCTACAGTAGCCATGCACTGTGTAAATAATACTCACTCAGTGTCTCTCACAAGTGGGAGACTGTGACCAGCAGTTTCCCATCAAATCCAGGTATCTTTTCCAAGCCACAAAAGTCCTCAAATGTCAGTGGTGAGTTCTTGGCACAACAAAAGCAGGCTTTTAGAGACATTTGAAATATGTTTGCGGCTCTCTCAGGTGACTGCTGGATATCCTATTCCTGAGAGGCTCTGTGTTTCACCTAAAGGCATTGTCAATTCAGTACAGAACACACTGCACAGACTGACTACTGACCAGATCAGCTACATCGTATTAACTCAGTGTTGTAAAAATGTATACAACAATAAGGAGACTTACTCTCCAATACAACAGCATGGGAGAATTCTCTACaacagagggagtgagggaaagagagggagaaagatttcAGAAAAGCTTCCAGTCTAATTCCTTTGGAAAAATGTGGCAATAATGTGCAGAGGACATGCAAGGAATACTGGGTAAAAACATCAACCCACTGAGGCAAACAAAGGTAATATTCTGGGAAGGGAGATTGTTTTAGTTTTTTGCATGCCAAATCCCTTAGGGATAAAAAACAAAGAAAACTCAAAAGGTTTGAATCAGGGCAAATCCAAATGACATAAAAAATGTTTGGTTGCGATATTAGACTTTACCTTCCGTACACATTTTCAGTGGACTGTGGGTTTCGAACGCTGGCAAGTCTTTGACCCCCAGTGAACAAGCTAAACATGTTACTAGGTTCCTGAGGAACAGTTCAACCCTTCACCAGCTCCCTGAGGACAGTTTACAGTGTAACACCTTGACCAACTCCCTGAGGACAGTTTACAGTGTAACACCTTGACCAGATCACCTAGGACAGTTTACAGTGTAACACCCTGACTAGGAGCAACAAAGGCACAACACAGGAGAATACCAAGGCAACAGTCGTTACCTGGTGTCCTAGGTTTACACAGAGACAGATGTTACCTACTGTCCTAGGTTTACACAGAGACAGGTGTTACCTACTGTCCTAGGTTTACACAGAGACAGATGTTACCTACTGTCCTAGGTTTACACAGAGACAGATGTTAcctacacagagacaggtgttacctgttgtcctaggtttacacagagacagatgttacctactgtcctaggttcacacagagacaggtgttaCCTACTGTCCTAGGTTTACACAGAGACAGGTGTTACCTACTGTCCTAGGTTTACACAGAGACAGGTGTTACCTACTGTCCTAGGTTTACACAGAGACAGGTGTTACCTACTGTCCTAGGTTTACACAGAGACAGATGTTACCTACTGTCCTAGGTTCACACAGAGACAGATGTTACCTACTGTCCTAGGTTTACACAGAGACAGGTGTTACCTACTGTCCTAGGTTTACACAGAGACAGGTGTTACCTGCTGTCCTAGGTTTACACAGAGATAGATGTTACCTACTGTCCAAGGTTTACACAGAGACAGATGTTACCTACTGTCCAAGGTTTACACAGAGACAGATGTTACCTACTGTCCTATGTTTACACAGAGACAGGTGTTACCTACTGTCCTAGGTTTACACAGAGACAGATGTCACCTGCTGTCCTAGGttcacacagagacaggtgttaCCTACTGTCCTATGTTTACACAGAGACAGGTGTTACCTACTGTCCTATGTTTACACAGAGACAGGTGTTACCTACTGTCCTAGGTTTACACAGAGATAGATGTCACCTGCTGTCCTAGGTTTACACAGAGACAGGTGTTACCTACTGTCCTAGGTTTACACAGAGACAGGTGTTACCTACTGTCCTAGGTTTACACAGAGACAGATGTCACCTGCTGTCCTAGGttcacacagagacaggtgttgTCATGTCACACAAACAGTaagaaaggggagaagagaagagaagcctCTACAACAAGTGGAAGTGGGGAAAGAGATCCCTCCTAAAATGAGAGGTGACGTAGGGGTTCATTTTGACTGGTctgctgccctccctctctcaggcATAGTAACAGGAATTTAGGGGCTGCACTTCTGAGAAAGTAGAGAACACAcaatccttctctctttccttctttctctgaTGTTTTCTTCTTTTGCTAAGTCAGTCGTCACATTTCTTATCCCGTCTGGTTTCTTATCCCGTTTTGTTCCTCCCATGACGCATCTCCTGTGTCCTTGCCAACCTGgtaataacatgacaatacagacCAACCAACAATCAGCACAAACAGAGATACAACCATGACTTCAGATCTCCTTTGTGAAAACAGATGCTCTGATGATGTAAGCAGGTAGGTCTTGTCTTGTGGACATTCTGAGAATGTAAGACGGTAAAGAGCAAAAGAGCAGGATGGACTCACCGTCTCCAACCCTCCATGGTTTTCATCTTCATTTGTAACAGCTCAATGAAAACCCATAATAAAATCATGTAATCAGTAACCTGTTCGTTGAGACTTGGTCTGTCTGGGTGCTCTGGCGTAGCtcttgtaacacaacaaatatTCCTGTGTCCAGTTTACTGGGAGTGTTGATGTTGCGTCACTTCTTGGAAAGAATGGGAAGAAATGTCTCCAGAATTACAAATGAAAATGTCTCCATAAAGTCATGGAACCTGGAATAAAAAGAAACAGAGGGGTGGAATAAGAGAACCACTTCCATTGTGATAGTTTACTGTATATCTTTACGGTCATATTTTATGACCCATACAGGTGAATAAGCTG
Proteins encoded:
- the LOC115115667 gene encoding inward rectifier potassium channel 2-like, with the translated sequence MGAARVKRRFSAVVDGLVDEEEVIKLALSVTDTARVGGSTGGSGSPTSLSPTHNRNGKAIPLQGNGSNARRPSGALEAGGGEGSMKGGGHSGLRGGRGGSLGRRGEGCSSSDRDSTLSSPSSSSRRPPRRSRRRPRHRFVGKDGRCNVTFVNMSERGQRYLSDLFTTCVDIRWRWMLVIFCLSFLLSWLLFGFAFWLIAAAHGDFAIRLNPSSGASSGGGDESGAGAVVEVEETCFVQVNSFMAAFLFSLETQTSIGYGFRSVTEACPLAVMAVVLQCIVGCIIDAFIIGAVMAKIAKPKKRNETLLFSDTAVVALRDGKLCMMWRVGNLRKSHLVEAHVRAQLMKPRVTPEGEFLPLDNEDINVGFDTGTDRIFLVSPVTIVHEIDDESPFFEMDRRTLEGDTELEVVVILEGMVEATAMTTQCRSSYLASEILWGHRFEPVLFERKNCYQVDYSFFHRTYEIPSTPSCSAKELAEQEYIQGSRSSFCYENEVALQLVSPDNDPEGNPGGCPSPLTH